AATATGAACATCTACTGTCCGTTCATCACCGTAAAATTGATATCCCCAAACCCGTTCAAGCAGCTGTTCTCTCGAAAAAACCTGCCGTGGATGTTCCACCATATAATATAAGAGATCAAACTCTTTTGGCGTAAGATTTGTAATTGGTACCCCATTAACAAGCACTTCACGGGTATTTTTACTAATTTTAAAATGTTCCGTCTGTAGGAAATCCTCAGCTTGAGCACTCACTTGCGTTTGATATCTGCGTGTGACCGCTTTGATTCTTGCCATAAGAGTAAGCGGGCTAAAAGGCTTGGTCACATAGTCATCTGCTCCCATTTCAAGACCGAGGACTTGATCTGACTCTGTATCCTTCGCAGTCAGCATAATAATTGGCACCGTATATTTTTCCTCTCTAATTTTCCGGCAAATGGTTACTCCCTCCATTCCTGGCAGCATCCAATCGACAATCAAAGCATCCCATGTTCCTGTTTTGAATGTATTGTATCCTTCAAGTCCATCATTGACAAAGGTACCTTCAATTCCTTCCTTTGCAAAAAACATTTCTATCATCGAACACACACTTGTATTATCTTCAATCACGAGTATTTTCAAAATCCGTCAACTCCTAGCAAAATCACTTCTTTTCTTCAGTTTATACGATTTTTGTCTCATATCAACTATATCGCAAAAACTTCCCGGCTATTTAATAATTTGTTCATAGTTTGTTAATATACCCGCGAAAAAGAGGCCTGGAAATATGTCCAGACCTCAAAATACTTACTTGTGAAAGATTTATGGTTCTAATATTAACTTCCCTGTCGTTTTTCTTGATTGTAATAACACATGTACATTTGCCGCTTCCACTAACGGGAACACGCCGCCAATCGTAAGCTTTAGTTTTCCTTCCCCAAGATAGGTAAGTAATTCTACTAAACTAGTCTGCAGCAACTCAGGTTTTCTCATTATCTGCGGCAGGAAAAAGCCGATAACAGACTGATTTCGAGCCATCAGTGAAGACGGATACATTCTGCTCTGCTCTCCGCTTGCTGCACCAAATACAACAAGTCGGCCAAAGGTGGCTAGACATTTTAATGTTTTATTGAAAACATCGCCGCCAACCATCTCAAGTGCAACATCTACTCCTTTGCCGCCAGTTGCTTCAAGAACCTGTTCTACCCAGTTTGATTCACTGTAGTTAATCAGGACATCTGCACCCATTTTGCGGGCTAGTTCTAATTTTTCAGGAGAGCTTGCGGTTGCAATGATTTTCCCAGCACCAAACAGCTTAGCTAATTGTACAGAAAGAGTTCCAACACCACCAGCGGCTGCGTGAATAAGAACAGTTTCCCCTTTCTCCAAACGTCCCATCGTTTTTAAAACATGATAGGCACTTAACCCTTGGAGCGGTAATGCTGCAGCATTCTGAAAGTCTAATTGCTCAGGAATCGGAATCAGTGAGCGCTCGTCAGCAAGCGCAAATTCTGAATATCCTCCTGATTCGATTAGCGTA
This Neobacillus sp. YX16 DNA region includes the following protein-coding sequences:
- a CDS encoding response regulator transcription factor gives rise to the protein MKILVIEDNTSVCSMIEMFFAKEGIEGTFVNDGLEGYNTFKTGTWDALIVDWMLPGMEGVTICRKIREEKYTVPIIMLTAKDTESDQVLGLEMGADDYVTKPFSPLTLMARIKAVTRRYQTQVSAQAEDFLQTEHFKISKNTREVLVNGVPITNLTPKEFDLLYYMVEHPRQVFSREQLLERVWGYQFYGDERTVDVHIKRLRKKVETASQPFFHTVWGVGYKFDESIQTDKN
- a CDS encoding NADPH:quinone oxidoreductase family protein, whose product is MKAVQLQKFGGPEVLEIIEIDRPVPTGREVLIEIKAIGVNYADTARREGQYVVKTPLPFIPGAEIAGVVTAVGEKVTGVKPGMRAVTLIESGGYSEFALADERSLIPIPEQLDFQNAAALPLQGLSAYHVLKTMGRLEKGETVLIHAAAGGVGTLSVQLAKLFGAGKIIATASSPEKLELARKMGADVLINYSESNWVEQVLEATGGKGVDVALEMVGGDVFNKTLKCLATFGRLVVFGAASGEQSRMYPSSLMARNQSVIGFFLPQIMRKPELLQTSLVELLTYLGEGKLKLTIGGVFPLVEAANVHVLLQSRKTTGKLILEP